The sequence TGCCCTGAATTTTCTGCACCAAGGAAATGCTCATAAACTTGGGTTGTTGAATTCAGCCTATATTATTCTTCTCCCTAAGAAGTCCGATGCTATGACTGCAAGCGATTATAGGCCCATTAGTCTCATCCACAGTTTTGCTAAGTTGGTCACCAAGCTGCTGGCCAACAGGTTGGGCCCTCATCTTCATGTGTTGGTGGCAGCCAACCAAAGCACTTTTGTGAGAGGGAGATCAATTCATGATAATTTTATGCTGGTTCAGCAGTCTATTAAGTCGCTGTACAAGAGGAagattgtggcagaacctccaagttattgggcccacatgcacatgtccttgtcccaaagacctcagacagccatgcatgtgcaccagataactcaacaggatctgtccgattgccccaaggacatcggataaaccactttcaaccagaaccgcgggattaagtaacacaaatcacacacaccaatatttttgcagcggaaatactattaccaaattttacaagttacaaaaattttatattattttatcggagtggttacaaaagtataagtttgaaatatatgctagctcaaatgaccatcctcaataagaagtatagaagggttacttagacttataagaaggccgagcccaccggcacttaacaccatcaacaacagcacaaagttagaacctgaaaaacaacagggaataaaaccctgagtatggaattactcagcaagtcttacccgactaaagaaaagactctcaagggtatgctggttaagggagtcaaggagaggcttttcaataatcaaagactctgttttgcagaaatgcttactaaagtggatccttaaaaatccaattttatttgtcaagttacgtaaaattacctgcaactagagttctttctaccctagttcaatcactggtcctgcactagccaatttcttaacaaaaacccatcatctttagtggaatgctacgtgtaggtcagtgaccaagtcttcataaccgcgaaggtacggtgatccgaatcgattatactcagctgaggatctccaatcacacgacatatgtagcacttaacccttgcatatgtcaacccgccaccggggttcttaagaccggatcaggttcacgcaaaccgagagcacagatacaccaccgtccagcctcttgccacggagggtacacgctactctcgccaccgctccacgcccatttcgtgttatcttattccggccttagtctgcccgaggcaaggcttacccatgacgaggcatgtgaccagttaaagggtcctcgatcatcaagcctacatcgacaaggtccttaatcgactcagacggagacactacaccgagactcctttctcgtgcaagtcacccgcccggtctcagcttaagtaTTTtatcccaaaaacttggtacctggcagaggtacatcttttccgatgttgaatccatcaaggcctttgacagattcagcatcaagttttatttttgaaaacatcccacccacttttgccacatcatattttgtaaaaacaaaacattttgtttttctaaagcaagactaagcatcaaaaatcttttataaaacgggtgatcaaggaaggtaatcaagttcaaggaaggtaatgcaggaattgttttagcaatcaactcctatcacctaatgcagcaatcaagtgagaaagattttaaaaacatcaaggaaggtggcaaatgcaccggggcttgcctgagtaacactaggttagtgttgttagatgacgtccacttgacgatcagCCTTTATTCCGATACTCGCTCCATTGTCCATTTTCAGGTTGGTCCATCAGCTTCATCAtgcggattagcccgcgcttggggtcgacttgggtcgtcttccgcatcacgcgattaattcacgtacctaaatgaaatgcattatgcacatgaatgcatatcgacagaaatattacaaacctaaatagtgtTACGCGATAGCGGATTTAAAAACCcagcggcgaggcgttgtacaattttatacgaaaatactagttatcgacgtatgactaagcgcaataattacgcttctcgtACCTAACGCAAACATTACGAACCACAAACTATACACATGAAATACAATTAGCCTAATCACAAtttatcaattaattcattaaatcCTAAACTTATCCCTTGCTTTATAAATTAGATtacatctttataagtgattaaaatatttcATCAACACATAAAATATCATACCTAATCTAGAGAACACACTAAACGACTTATAATTTTAACTTCAAAATTCTTGGGCACCTAACActtataaaatttgatagaagaaCTTTCATTAACTTTCTAAACTGATTTACCGGTTAACCTGTGTATCATATATACTAATAAAACTTTTCATTTTTAACACCTACAGTCCCATAATACTGAGACTTATTGAGACCTCTTTTTATCCTACGGCATCGATCAATTTAGCTAATTAACCTAAAATGCGAAATTACTTACCATCACTAACTCAGGCTTGATATTTTCAAAACAGCAACAATCTCTGATTTGAGCCTTTTGTCGAACGCCTAGTGAGCAGCGCATTGGACTTCGCTTTATCCTTCATCTACAGCTCCACCTTCCTCCACACAAAAATAATCCGAACTGGACGACGACGTGGACTAGGAACATAGGAAGTTGCGGCCACGGCATGGGTAAGATGACGACAAACTCTAGTTCAAATAGGTAGCGGAGTCGGCAGCGAGCACCAAGGAGACAACGACGATGTTGCTGATGAAAATGATAGTGGTCGCTGAAGTTGAAGACCGACGGACACGACGAGATCACAGTTGCACGCGAACCTTTGACGACATTTAAATATATGGCGAGCCCAGCAAACTCTATAGTGAGCTGGGAACAGCGCCCGATGACCTGGTGGGACAAGATTTTATCGCGACCAGAGGGAAACAAGGATGGCGGAGCCAATCGACGAGATCTAAATACCGTGCGAGAAGCATCAGGGACAAGCGCGCGCGGCAGCGAACAAGGTCGACgagccaaacgacatagggccaaGCGATGAACGCATTTGGCGAGGTCGCGACCATGGATGACGGCGTTGGGGGTTCTGTGACAAGGCAACGGTGGGTGGCTGACGAGCTCACAACGGCGCGCACATGGAGCTAGAGACCGAGCGCGGCAAGATGGACAGGACCGAGCTCGGCAGGAACGTGCGCGCACGGGTGAAACGCCGGCGAGCCAGAAAGCTTCACGACAGGGATCGAGCTGAGGGAGACACTGTCTGATTTGGGCGAGCTCGGGGAGAGGCGCGTGCGGCGCGCAGAAATCAGGGAACAAGGGAGCTGGACACTCGGCCATGGGAGGCAGGGGAGTTCAGCTGTGCGCTGGAGCTGATGAACGACGGCGAGGTCACGGCCGAGCTCCAGGAAGCAGCGTGCGCGGCGCGCGACGATTGGAGAAGGAAACTTGTAGCGCGCGTAGGGCGAGCTCGGCACGCCAGAGAGCTGGGGCGCGACGCGGCGAGCAGGAAGGGCGCGCGGCATGGACAGAGGTAAGCTCGACGCTGGGAGCTGGGCAGGGAGGTCCGGCGAGCTGGAGCCGAACACCGCTGCATGCGCAGTGAGATGAACAGGGGAGCGCGTGAGCAGAGGGAGACGCAGTCTGAGCAGAAGGGGCACCATTCCGGCGAACAGAGGGACGCGAGTTCTTGGGAGATTCAACCTGCGCTAAACAGGGAGCTCCACGGCACGCTGAGCTGAGTCCGAGCACCATGGAGCTGCAACGAGATGGGGCACGCAGGAGCAGAGGAAGTCGGTCAGGCCAGGTAACTCAGGGTGAGCTCGTCGATACCGATGTCCATGGCCAGGGCGTGACACAGGGGGAAGAAGCAGAGGAACTCGAGTGGGAGAGGCTGGGCGTGCGTCGCGAGCAGATAGGCGAGCGCTAGGGAGCCGCGGCCATGGGGAGGAGAAGCTGGGCGCGGCACCGAGGGGAGAGCAGGGAGGGCGCGAGCTGGGATATTTCTGTAGGGAGCTGAGAGGATGAGGGCGCGTGTGGGACTTGGGACTTGGGAGGAGCGTATTGAGGAAGACACCGGATTCCAGAGCGCGACGTCGGCTGGAAAATATCCCACATGGATGAGGATTAGATAGAGAGCGGCGTGGAGGATAGAGCCGACTGAATTTTTTTtgatttttctgttttttttaattTCCAGAAATCACAAGTATTTTTAGATCCCGATTTTTAGCGCTGAATAACGGATCGATGCGCTACACGAAGACACATGACATGCTTCGAATTTAGCGAACCAAATTAATCGCTAATCACTTATATCCAAAGATTCGGATCCGGGCAAGAAGCGACATACCGAAATTAACTGATTTCGGCACTGATAGTTTGTTCGGCGTGATTCGACCGAAACAAGCCGAAACCAGATGCGCTAAGGCATACGTGATTTCGTCGCCAAAACAGCGTGCTGAAGAATAAAGTGGGTCATATCCTCGCGCAAGATTTCGCGCGATTCAAATTATTTTAccccgaacattttagtcgtcgagttcaaactaatttgcccgagataaaaatcatccgagtgagtcgagtttccgaattcgtattcgcgcgagcgataaaTTTTAAATAATTACCGgatgcaccgattttcggaacgacTACGTTTCGAAGAACACGAAAATTTCGGAAGAACCCGgacaaataaaaataaaaacgatgtcgcgcTCGCGATaaacgaaacagatgcgatattaaaatcacgataggtgaaaataattagaccttagtgtccgtcttattcactgatatcacgtgcttaaattcgtactcgttgtcgagcagaacataaacacctggggtgttacagccctccccccttaaaagaatctcgtcccgagattcggagcgaaagacttccaagggtagagaagcatgtaaaccATATCCATATCAGCGATAACCCTAAGACAGTCCGAAGCAAAGGCGAGTGCCTCAGGATgtcgtttctctagtggacatagcaTGTATCGCCACAAGCTAATTTAAAGATGTCCATGAATAGAGATGATGTctgccagaggaacacataaggttcca is a genomic window of Zea mays cultivar B73 chromosome 5, Zm-B73-REFERENCE-NAM-5.0, whole genome shotgun sequence containing:
- the LOC100193931 gene encoding uncharacterized protein LOC100193931 encodes the protein MVPLLLRLRLPLLTRSPVHLTAHAAVFGSSSPDLPAQLPASSLPLSMPRALPARRVAPQLSGVPSSPYARYKFPSPIVARRARCFLELGRDLAVVHQLQRTAELPCLPWPSVQLPCSLISARRTRLSPSSPKSDSVSLSSIPVVKLSGSPAFHPCAHVPAELGPVHLAALGL